From the genome of Bradyrhizobium elkanii USDA 76, one region includes:
- a CDS encoding CaiB/BaiF CoA transferase family protein translates to MRSSDREPLSGIRVLDLCRVVSGPFATMQLGDLGADIVKIEDPGQGDESRRYGPPFIGGESAYFLSVNRNKRSCAIDLKSPAGRDAALDLASVADVVIENFRPGTLDKWGLGFDALRARKGDIILCSISGFGRTGDDAARPGYDLILQGESGVMDITGDPDGPPTKVGTSIADLVTGLYASHSVLAALMRKSRTGEGGRVDVSMLDAMASLLTFNAGMYFASGQSPKRRGNVHPTISPYEPFETSDGWINVGVANDKFWAAFCGVVGRPELREDVRFASAPKRAASRNELVAILSPIFARRSRADWLQALGAAGIPCGAIKSVGEVCETPQLTQRGMVQTVRHRAAGVVRFIARPTRFGDEPPAPSTPPPMLGEHTSEVFAEWLGWSDSRLERSAVEGAFGDFGRTFVRPFL, encoded by the coding sequence ATGCGATCGTCTGATCGCGAGCCGCTGTCGGGCATCAGGGTTCTCGATCTCTGCCGGGTGGTCTCCGGCCCGTTTGCCACGATGCAACTCGGCGATCTCGGCGCCGACATTGTCAAGATCGAGGATCCCGGGCAAGGCGACGAAAGCCGTCGCTACGGCCCGCCGTTCATCGGTGGCGAGAGTGCGTATTTCCTGTCGGTGAACCGCAACAAGCGAAGTTGCGCCATCGATCTGAAGTCGCCGGCGGGGCGCGATGCGGCGCTCGATCTTGCATCCGTCGCCGATGTCGTCATCGAGAACTTCCGTCCCGGTACCCTGGACAAATGGGGGCTCGGATTCGACGCGCTGAGGGCCCGCAAGGGCGACATCATCCTGTGCAGCATCTCGGGGTTCGGCCGCACCGGTGACGACGCGGCGCGCCCCGGCTACGATCTGATCCTGCAGGGCGAATCCGGCGTGATGGACATTACCGGCGATCCGGACGGACCGCCGACCAAGGTCGGTACGTCGATCGCCGACCTCGTCACGGGCCTCTATGCGTCGCATTCGGTGCTGGCTGCCCTGATGCGGAAGAGCCGCACCGGCGAGGGCGGCCGGGTCGACGTCTCCATGCTCGACGCCATGGCATCGCTGCTGACATTCAACGCTGGCATGTACTTCGCCTCGGGACAAAGTCCGAAGCGCCGCGGCAATGTCCATCCGACCATCAGCCCGTATGAACCGTTCGAAACCAGCGATGGCTGGATCAATGTCGGGGTCGCGAACGACAAGTTCTGGGCGGCGTTTTGCGGCGTCGTCGGCCGTCCGGAGTTGCGCGAGGACGTCCGCTTCGCAAGCGCTCCGAAGCGCGCGGCAAGCCGCAACGAACTCGTCGCGATCCTTTCGCCGATCTTCGCCCGGCGGAGCCGCGCCGACTGGCTGCAGGCGCTCGGTGCGGCGGGCATTCCGTGCGGCGCGATCAAGTCGGTCGGCGAGGTCTGCGAAACGCCGCAGCTCACGCAGCGGGGAATGGTGCAGACGGTCCGCCATCGAGCCGCGGGGGTCGTGCGGTTCATCGCGAGGCCGACGCGGTTCGGCGACGAACCGCCGGCACCTTCGACGCCGCCGCCAATGCTCGGCGAACACACGAGCGAAGTGTTTGCGGAATGGCTCGGCTGGAGCGACTCTCGGCTGGAGAGGTCAGCGGTCGAAGGCGCGTTCGGCGACTTTGGGCGGACGTTCGTGCGACCGTTCCTGTGA
- a CDS encoding aminoacyl-tRNA deacylase, with amino-acid sequence MTISPKLHNYLAAENIEYDEIPHVLTMSSALTAQACHVSGDRLAKAIVLRRNDGYLLAVLPASHHLRLADLRARFGDDIAMAAESEIDRLFTDCAHGAVPAAGSCYGLDVIVDDSIRMQPEIYIEAGDHETLLHLGRAQFARLTAGSLHGCFSAHD; translated from the coding sequence ATGACCATTTCTCCCAAATTGCACAATTATCTCGCTGCAGAAAACATCGAGTACGACGAAATCCCGCATGTACTGACGATGTCGTCCGCCCTTACCGCCCAGGCTTGTCACGTCTCGGGCGATCGCTTGGCCAAGGCCATCGTGCTGCGCCGCAACGACGGGTACCTGCTCGCCGTGCTGCCGGCATCGCATCACCTCAGGCTGGCGGATCTCAGGGCGAGATTCGGTGACGATATCGCTATGGCCGCCGAAAGCGAGATCGATCGGCTGTTCACGGACTGTGCGCATGGGGCGGTTCCCGCCGCCGGCAGCTGCTACGGGCTCGACGTCATCGTTGATGACAGCATCCGGATGCAGCCCGAGATCTATATCGAAGCTGGCGATCATGAGACGTTGCTTCATCTCGGTCGTGCGCAATTCGCACGCCTGACCGCCGGTTCCCTGCATGGCTGCTTCAGTGCGCACGACTGA
- a CDS encoding pentapeptide repeat-containing protein: MSFRLAFAFVSIAALLVDPTDAVSQDMLRSVDLNSPEMTTSEMTRAEVDALLKSVPQGDGRAADLDGKRLSQLDLSGLDFSGGNLHLVKLNRTNLKGARFDRAILNQGWLIDADLTGASLVKASLLGTQMQRARLGGADLSGARITADLSGASLIGARLAGADLSADMRNQSMGLMRGVLKSADLRNADLSGANLSRADLEFAQLQNANLANCSLYRADLAGADLSDANVAGADFTEADLASALLPGAAALAEARNLDKARNLNLARRPR; encoded by the coding sequence ATGTCGTTTCGTCTCGCATTTGCCTTTGTGTCGATAGCGGCGCTGCTGGTTGATCCGACTGACGCCGTGTCGCAGGACATGCTGCGGAGTGTCGACCTCAACAGTCCGGAAATGACGACGTCGGAGATGACGCGCGCCGAGGTCGACGCGCTCCTCAAGTCGGTCCCTCAAGGGGATGGACGCGCTGCAGATTTGGATGGAAAGCGACTGTCGCAGCTCGATCTTTCGGGCCTCGACTTCTCTGGCGGCAACCTCCATCTCGTAAAGCTCAACCGGACCAATCTGAAAGGCGCCCGCTTCGATCGGGCCATCTTGAACCAGGGCTGGCTGATCGACGCAGACTTGACGGGGGCGTCCCTCGTCAAGGCATCGCTGCTCGGCACGCAGATGCAACGCGCCAGGCTTGGCGGCGCCGATTTGAGCGGCGCCCGGATAACCGCCGATCTGTCCGGCGCCAGCCTGATCGGGGCCAGGCTTGCGGGCGCCGATCTGAGCGCCGATATGCGCAACCAATCGATGGGCCTGATGCGTGGCGTGCTCAAATCCGCCGATCTGCGGAATGCGGATCTCAGCGGCGCCAATCTCTCGCGCGCCGATCTCGAATTCGCGCAACTGCAGAACGCCAATCTGGCGAACTGCAGCCTCTACAGAGCTGACCTTGCGGGAGCCGACCTGTCCGACGCCAATGTCGCCGGCGCAGATTTCACCGAGGCCGACCTTGCGTCGGCCCTCTTGCCGGGCGCTGCCGCGCTGGCCGAGGCCCGCAATCTGGACAAGGCCCGGAACTTGAACCTGGCGCGGCGTCCCCGTTAG
- a CDS encoding CBS domain-containing protein, whose protein sequence is MKVKDVMHKGVDWVSPDTPITEIAKLMQGHDIGCIPIGQDDRLIGMVTDRDLVCKGLASKDFNSARTTARDVMTEGIHCCREDDDLTKAVHHMETLKVRRLPVINKSKRMVGMVSLGDIGHFAGADLVSQCMKSVSAHH, encoded by the coding sequence ATGAAAGTCAAGGACGTAATGCACAAGGGCGTCGATTGGGTAAGCCCCGACACTCCAATCACCGAAATCGCGAAATTGATGCAAGGCCACGACATCGGCTGCATTCCGATCGGGCAAGACGATCGTCTGATCGGGATGGTGACGGATCGCGACCTCGTCTGCAAAGGTCTTGCGAGCAAGGACTTCAACTCTGCGCGGACCACGGCGCGGGATGTGATGACCGAAGGCATCCACTGCTGCCGGGAAGACGACGATCTGACGAAAGCGGTGCACCACATGGAAACGCTGAAGGTCCGCAGGCTGCCTGTCATCAACAAGAGCAAACGGATGGTCGGCATGGTCAGTCTGGGGGATATAGGCCACTTTGCCGGTGCCGATCTCGTGTCCCAATGTATGAAGAGCGTGTCTGCTCATCATTGA
- a CDS encoding sigma-54-dependent Fis family transcriptional regulator — translation MTTERAAHIDELVRVAVGQTSARDAIIHQSWVRCVSEHKLDPLVLRDAHIVTSGRLREHRDAMDEFLHTARFGVEMLYRQIAGLGYVLLLTDARGITVDFIGDPTFNNTLRKAGLYLGADWNEPHAGTCAVGTCIATEEALTVHQSDHFDATHIPLTCTAAPVFDPSGKLAAVLDISALRSPEPKASQFLALQLVKSFAHKIENANLLNRFRQEWIIKLSGSAEFADVDPDYVMAVDSGGRIIGFNNRARQLLARELARRPDLRLRADGFGVSDIFECTIDDLPRFAHSRPTGQRTLRLANSGATLFAQTLPPPNKLAAPASSRSESALPAPLRNLFRGDPAMHHVVTRAAKLINTQMGLLITGETGTGKEHLTKALHSVSARAGRPFVAVNCAALPESLIESELFGHEAGAFTGAAAKGKKGLVLEADGGTLFLDEIGDMPISSQTRLLRVLAEREVTPVGRTRPVPLNVRVIAATHRDLVALVKAGQFREDLYFRLNGAVLALPPLRQRTDIEWLIDQSLHRLSTEHKANYALTASARSALLKYQWPGNIRELINALDHGCALSNDGTIDLADLPDRIAQPLREDSSGKPVRGGAATSRQADALLTALRNNRWNVSRVARERGVDRSTIHRQILRFGITMPKDLS, via the coding sequence GTGACGACGGAGCGGGCTGCGCACATCGACGAGCTGGTTCGCGTTGCGGTCGGCCAGACCAGCGCGCGTGATGCAATCATCCATCAGTCGTGGGTACGATGCGTCTCCGAACACAAGCTCGATCCGTTGGTGCTGCGCGACGCTCATATCGTGACATCCGGGCGGCTGCGCGAGCACCGCGACGCCATGGACGAATTCCTCCACACGGCGCGGTTCGGCGTCGAGATGCTGTATCGTCAGATCGCCGGGCTAGGCTATGTGCTGCTGCTCACCGATGCCAGGGGCATCACGGTGGATTTCATCGGCGACCCGACATTCAACAACACGCTTCGCAAGGCCGGCCTCTATCTCGGCGCCGACTGGAACGAGCCGCATGCCGGCACTTGCGCCGTCGGCACCTGCATCGCGACCGAAGAAGCCCTGACGGTGCATCAATCCGACCATTTCGACGCCACCCATATTCCGCTGACCTGCACGGCCGCGCCGGTCTTCGATCCCAGCGGCAAGCTCGCTGCGGTCTTGGACATCTCCGCGCTGCGCTCGCCGGAACCGAAGGCCAGCCAGTTCCTTGCGCTGCAACTGGTCAAGTCGTTCGCTCACAAGATCGAGAATGCGAACCTGCTGAACCGTTTCCGGCAGGAATGGATCATCAAGCTGTCCGGCTCCGCGGAATTCGCCGATGTCGATCCGGATTATGTGATGGCCGTCGATAGCGGCGGCCGCATCATCGGCTTCAACAATCGCGCAAGGCAGCTGCTCGCCCGCGAACTGGCCAGGCGTCCGGACCTTCGCCTGCGGGCCGACGGCTTCGGCGTATCCGACATCTTCGAATGCACCATCGATGATCTGCCGCGCTTCGCCCATTCTCGCCCCACCGGTCAGCGCACGCTGCGGCTTGCCAACAGCGGCGCGACGCTGTTCGCGCAAACCCTGCCGCCCCCGAACAAGCTGGCGGCGCCGGCCTCCTCCCGCAGCGAGTCGGCGCTTCCGGCGCCGCTGCGCAACCTGTTCCGCGGCGATCCCGCAATGCATCACGTGGTGACGCGCGCCGCCAAGCTCATCAATACCCAGATGGGCTTGCTGATCACCGGCGAAACCGGCACCGGCAAGGAGCACCTGACGAAGGCGCTGCATTCGGTCAGTGCGCGGGCAGGCAGACCTTTCGTCGCGGTCAACTGTGCCGCGCTGCCGGAAAGCCTGATCGAAAGCGAGCTGTTTGGCCACGAGGCGGGCGCCTTCACCGGTGCGGCGGCCAAGGGCAAGAAGGGTCTCGTGCTCGAAGCCGACGGCGGCACCCTGTTCCTTGACGAGATCGGCGACATGCCGATCTCCTCGCAGACGCGCCTGTTGCGCGTGCTTGCCGAACGCGAGGTGACACCGGTCGGTCGCACCCGGCCGGTCCCGCTCAATGTCCGCGTCATCGCTGCCACCCATCGCGACCTTGTCGCGCTGGTGAAGGCGGGGCAGTTCCGCGAGGATCTCTATTTCCGCCTCAACGGCGCGGTGCTTGCGCTGCCTCCGCTGCGTCAGCGCACCGATATCGAGTGGCTGATCGATCAATCCCTGCATCGGCTTTCGACGGAGCACAAGGCCAACTATGCGCTGACGGCAAGCGCGCGCAGCGCGCTGCTCAAGTACCAATGGCCTGGCAACATCCGCGAGCTGATCAATGCGCTCGATCATGGCTGCGCGCTGTCGAACGACGGCACGATCGATCTTGCCGATCTGCCGGACCGGATCGCTCAGCCTTTGCGTGAGGACAGCTCCGGAAAGCCGGTACGAGGCGGAGCGGCGACCTCGCGGCAAGCCGATGCGCTACTGACGGCGTTGCGCAACAATCGCTGGAATGTCTCGCGGGTGGCGCGCGAACGCGGCGTCGATCGCTCGACCATCCATCGCCAGATTCTCCGCTTCGGCATCACGATGCCGAAAGACCTGAGCTGA
- a CDS encoding NAD(P)/FAD-dependent oxidoreductase, with product MLTKAPDGKITALLDEFNAALSSGDIERAVALFQTDCYWRDLVTFTWNIKTMEGKDQIRDMLKARLADSKPSGWRIADGEAASEAGGIVESWIEFETDVARGYGHLRMKDGRIWTLLTTMAELKGHEEKSGFTRPLGAKHGHGKDRKSWREERDQEITELGHAKQPYALIIGGGQGGIALGARLRQLNVPTIIIEKNERAGDSWRKRYKSLCLHDPVWYDHLPYIDFPKNWPVFAPKDKIGDWLEMYTKVMELNYWSSTTAKSAKYDEKAGEWTVVVERDGKEITLKPKQLVLATGMSGKANWPTYKGQDIFKGEQQHSSTHPGPEKYRGKKVVVIGSNNSAHDICAALWEGGADVTMVQRSSTHIVKSDTLMDIGLGALYSEQAVASGMTTRKADLIFASLPYKIMHEFQIPLYEQMRARDRDFYAALDKVGFMHDWGDDGSGLFMKYLRRGSGYYIDVGACDLVIDGSIKLKSGKGAAVQELTETGVRFVDGSELPADLIVYATGYGSMNGWAAELISRDVADKVGKVWGLGSETTKDPGPWEGEQRNMWKPTQQQALWFHGGNLHQSRHYSQYLALQLKARMEGIATPVYGLQKVHHLG from the coding sequence ATGCTCACGAAGGCCCCGGACGGAAAGATCACCGCGCTGCTCGACGAGTTCAACGCCGCATTGTCGTCGGGTGACATCGAACGCGCGGTCGCGCTGTTCCAGACCGATTGCTACTGGCGCGATCTGGTCACGTTCACCTGGAACATCAAAACCATGGAAGGCAAGGATCAGATCCGCGACATGCTGAAGGCGCGGCTTGCGGACAGCAAACCATCGGGATGGCGCATTGCCGATGGCGAAGCTGCCAGCGAGGCCGGCGGCATCGTCGAGAGCTGGATCGAGTTCGAGACCGATGTCGCGCGCGGCTATGGTCACCTGCGCATGAAGGATGGACGCATCTGGACCTTGCTCACCACCATGGCCGAACTCAAGGGACATGAGGAGAAATCCGGCTTCACCCGTCCGCTCGGCGCCAAGCACGGCCATGGCAAGGACCGCAAGAGCTGGCGCGAGGAACGCGACCAGGAAATCACCGAGCTGGGTCATGCAAAACAACCCTATGCGCTGATCATCGGCGGTGGCCAGGGCGGCATCGCGCTTGGCGCGCGGCTGCGGCAACTGAACGTGCCGACCATTATCATCGAGAAGAACGAACGCGCCGGCGATTCCTGGCGCAAGCGATACAAGTCGCTCTGCCTGCACGATCCGGTCTGGTACGACCATCTGCCCTATATCGACTTCCCGAAGAACTGGCCGGTGTTCGCGCCGAAGGACAAGATCGGCGACTGGCTGGAGATGTACACGAAGGTGATGGAGCTCAACTACTGGAGCTCGACCACGGCGAAGTCGGCCAAGTATGACGAGAAGGCCGGGGAATGGACTGTCGTGGTCGAGCGCGACGGCAAGGAGATCACGCTGAAGCCGAAGCAGCTCGTGCTGGCGACCGGCATGTCGGGCAAGGCGAACTGGCCCACCTACAAGGGGCAGGACATCTTCAAGGGTGAGCAGCAGCATTCCTCGACCCACCCCGGGCCGGAGAAATATCGCGGCAAGAAGGTGGTGGTGATCGGTTCGAACAACTCCGCCCACGACATTTGCGCGGCGCTGTGGGAAGGTGGTGCCGACGTCACCATGGTGCAGCGCTCATCCACGCATATCGTGAAGTCCGACACGCTGATGGATATCGGGCTCGGCGCGCTCTATTCGGAGCAGGCGGTGGCGAGTGGGATGACCACGCGCAAGGCCGACCTGATCTTCGCCTCGCTACCCTACAAGATCATGCACGAATTCCAGATCCCGCTCTATGAACAGATGCGCGCGCGCGACAGGGATTTCTACGCCGCGCTGGACAAGGTCGGCTTCATGCATGACTGGGGCGACGACGGCTCCGGCCTGTTCATGAAGTACCTGCGTCGCGGCTCGGGCTATTACATCGACGTCGGCGCCTGCGATCTCGTGATCGACGGCTCGATCAAGCTCAAGAGCGGCAAGGGCGCCGCGGTGCAGGAGCTGACCGAAACCGGCGTCAGGTTCGTGGACGGCAGCGAACTCCCCGCCGATCTCATCGTCTATGCCACCGGCTATGGCTCGATGAACGGCTGGGCCGCCGAGCTGATCTCGAGGGACGTCGCCGACAAGGTCGGCAAGGTCTGGGGCCTCGGATCCGAGACCACCAAGGATCCCGGCCCGTGGGAGGGCGAGCAGCGCAACATGTGGAAGCCGACCCAGCAGCAAGCGCTGTGGTTCCACGGCGGCAACCTGCACCAGTCGCGGCATTACTCCCAATATCTGGCGCTGCAGCTGAAGGCGCGGATGGAGGGCATCGCGACGCCGGTCTACGGCTTGCAGAAGGTTCATCACCTGGGTTGA